A window from Fusobacterium sp. encodes these proteins:
- the yfcE gene encoding phosphodiesterase, giving the protein MKLFVISDIHGSLYYLKKVMKIFEREQCDKILILGDELYHGPRNPLPRDYSPKEVIEILNKYKEKIIAVRGNCDSEVDQMVLNYPIMSDYNILFWNNKKIIMTHGHIFNKDNPLPMEDGDILLYGHFHIPIVEKTDEKIFLNPGSISLPKENFENSYGIFHNDYFIIKNLEEKIIKKLKL; this is encoded by the coding sequence ATGAAACTATTTGTTATATCAGATATTCATGGATCATTATATTATTTAAAAAAAGTTATGAAAATATTTGAAAGAGAACAATGTGATAAAATACTTATCCTTGGAGATGAGCTTTATCATGGCCCTAGAAATCCTCTTCCCAGAGATTATTCACCTAAGGAAGTAATAGAAATATTAAATAAATATAAGGAAAAAATAATTGCTGTCAGAGGAAACTGTGATAGTGAAGTGGATCAAATGGTACTTAATTATCCTATCATGAGTGATTATAATATTTTATTTTGGAATAACAAAAAGATAATAATGACACACGGACACATTTTTAATAAAGATAATCCTCTACCTATGGAGGATGGAGATATACTTTTATATGGTCATTTCCATATTCCAATAGTAGAAAAAACAGATGAAAAAATATTTTTAAATCCTGGCTCTATATCTTTGCCTAAAGAAAATTTTGAAAATAGTTATGGCATTTTTCACAATGATTATTTTATTATAAAAAATCTTGAAGAAAAAATTATAAAAAAATTAAAATTATGA
- a CDS encoding isoamylase: MCIWEVGVPKLGVTVENEGINFAIFAKNKKKVVLNIYNSGSDLVPKKSFILDPTMNKTGNIWHIYLKGVSAKTLYTWKLDDSTDLLDPYALSYTNNKNYSRRKSIVVKKDHMRTKHLNIELEDTIIYEVHIKLFTQNFNSMVKFPGTYSGFIEKIPYLKELGITAVEFLPIYEWDDFTGNIGITNGAKLKNIWGYNPIGFFAPTKKFSKNQTLDSDSEVVEFKELVKALHEHGIEVILDVVYNHTAEGGNGGKVYNFKAMDNKTFYMLENKDAQYKNYSGCGNTFNCNNKVVKDVIIDSLRYWYLEMGVDGFRFDLASILGRGEDGQWNEISLLNELVQDPILSHCKLISESWDLGGYYVGDMPAGWSEWNGKYRDVVRKFIKGEFGLIPELLKRIFGSPDIFKRNNRGPMSNINFVTCHDGFTMWDLVSYNNKHNLNNGENNNDGESNNNSYNYGVEGGTDNPAILEVRKRQIKNMFLILFISQGVPMLLMGDEMGRTQFGNNNAYCQNNRSTWLDWERGIKFSEITNFVKNMIKIRKKYSIFRKKNYLELSECENCDVSLHGVKLNSPDYSYYSLSIAFVLHDIETDTSFYIALNSYHGELTFELPVLQNKKWHLLVDTSKTEKENFKEDTKALIDKNYLVKPKSSIILMSK, encoded by the coding sequence ATGTGTATTTGGGAAGTTGGAGTTCCTAAATTAGGAGTAACCGTAGAAAATGAAGGAATTAATTTTGCAATATTTGCTAAAAATAAAAAGAAAGTAGTTTTAAATATTTATAATTCAGGTTCAGATTTAGTTCCTAAAAAAAGTTTTATTTTAGATCCGACTATGAATAAAACAGGAAATATATGGCATATATATTTAAAAGGTGTTTCTGCCAAAACTTTATATACTTGGAAATTAGATGACTCTACTGACTTATTAGATCCTTATGCACTATCTTATACAAATAATAAAAATTATTCAAGAAGAAAAAGTATAGTTGTAAAGAAAGATCATATGCGAACAAAACATTTAAATATAGAGTTAGAAGATACAATCATTTATGAAGTACATATAAAACTTTTTACTCAAAATTTTAATTCAATGGTAAAATTTCCAGGAACTTATAGTGGATTTATAGAAAAAATACCATATTTGAAAGAATTAGGAATAACAGCAGTAGAGTTTTTACCAATATATGAATGGGATGATTTTACAGGTAATATTGGAATAACAAATGGAGCAAAATTAAAAAATATATGGGGATACAATCCAATAGGCTTTTTTGCACCAACTAAAAAATTTTCCAAAAATCAAACTTTAGATTCTGATAGTGAAGTAGTTGAATTTAAAGAATTAGTAAAAGCTCTTCATGAGCATGGAATAGAAGTAATTTTAGATGTGGTATATAATCATACTGCTGAAGGTGGAAATGGAGGAAAGGTATATAATTTTAAAGCAATGGATAATAAAACCTTCTATATGCTTGAAAATAAAGATGCACAATATAAAAATTATTCAGGATGTGGAAATACATTTAATTGTAACAATAAAGTAGTAAAAGATGTTATAATAGATTCTTTAAGATATTGGTATCTTGAAATGGGAGTAGATGGATTTAGATTTGATTTGGCATCTATTCTTGGCAGAGGAGAAGATGGACAATGGAATGAGATTTCTCTTCTGAATGAATTGGTACAAGATCCTATTTTGTCACACTGTAAATTAATTTCAGAAAGCTGGGATCTTGGAGGATACTATGTTGGAGATATGCCAGCAGGATGGAGTGAATGGAATGGAAAATACAGGGATGTTGTCAGGAAGTTCATAAAAGGAGAGTTTGGATTAATACCTGAATTATTAAAGAGAATATTTGGAAGTCCTGATATTTTTAAAAGAAATAACAGAGGACCAATGAGTAATATAAATTTTGTTACTTGTCATGATGGTTTTACAATGTGGGATCTTGTAAGTTATAATAATAAACATAATCTTAATAATGGAGAAAATAATAATGATGGAGAAAGCAATAATAATTCATATAATTATGGAGTAGAAGGTGGTACAGATAATCCTGCTATTCTTGAAGTTAGAAAAAGACAGATTAAAAATATGTTTTTGATACTTTTTATTTCTCAGGGAGTTCCTATGCTGCTAATGGGAGATGAAATGGGAAGGACACAATTTGGAAATAATAATGCTTATTGTCAGAATAATCGTTCTACATGGCTAGATTGGGAAAGAGGAATAAAATTTTCTGAAATAACCAATTTTGTAAAGAATATGATAAAAATTCGTAAAAAATATTCTATATTTAGAAAAAAGAATTATTTAGAACTTTCAGAATGTGAAAATTGTGATGTTTCGCTTCATGGAGTAAAACTTAATTCTCCAGATTATTCATACTATTCATTAAGCATAGCATTCGTTCTTCATGACATTGAAACTGATACATCATTTTATATAGCTTTGAATTCTTACCATGGAGAGCTAACATTTGAACTTCCAGTTTTACAAAATAAAAAATGGCATCTTTTAGTTGATACTTCAAAGACAGAAAAAGAAAATTTTAAAGAAGATACAAAAGCTTTAATTGATAAAAATTATCTTGTAAAACCAAAAAGTTCTATAATTTTAATGAGTAAATAG
- a CDS encoding CAP domain-containing protein — MNKMIKFFIITVIIFKLVPNSYSAENYQNEILKYVNQERKTKKLAPLIMNEKLNKIAIKKAADMAKEEKLSHDSKNFGITFNLIKNENIKYKSAAENIAKWHDTPEFVMERWMQSKGHRDNILNKNYNEIGIGKAADKNGKNYWVQIFIEKKK, encoded by the coding sequence ATGAATAAGATGATAAAATTTTTTATAATAACAGTTATTATTTTCAAATTAGTTCCTAATTCATATTCTGCTGAAAATTATCAAAATGAAATCCTAAAATATGTAAATCAAGAAAGAAAGACTAAAAAACTTGCACCTCTTATTATGAATGAAAAATTAAATAAAATAGCAATAAAAAAAGCTGCAGATATGGCCAAAGAAGAAAAGCTTTCTCATGATAGTAAAAACTTTGGAATTACTTTCAATTTGATAAAAAATGAAAATATAAAATATAAATCAGCTGCTGAAAATATAGCAAAATGGCATGATACTCCAGAATTTGTTATGGAAAGATGGATGCAGTCTAAAGGACATAGAGATAATATATTAAATAAAAATTATAATGAGATAGGAATAGGAAAAGCTGCAGATAAAAATGGAAAAAATTACTGGGTACAGATATTTATTGAGAAAAAGAAATGA
- the nadD gene encoding nicotinate-nucleotide adenylyltransferase, producing MKIGIYGGSFNPVHNGHLNIVKYVLNELKLDKIIVIPVGRPSHKADNLELGALRIEMCKAAFENLHNVEVSDIETDKDKISYTINTLKKIIKIYGKKNDFYEIIGEDSAYHFKEWKNYEEILQLSKVVVLRRKGYIGEIQHENMIYLESPFFNVSSTEIREKIKNKIDITNLVPKKVKKIIEKNNLYK from the coding sequence GTGAAGATAGGTATATATGGTGGTAGTTTCAATCCTGTTCACAATGGACATCTGAATATAGTAAAATATGTTCTTAATGAATTAAAGCTTGATAAAATAATTGTTATCCCTGTTGGTAGACCATCACATAAGGCTGATAATTTAGAACTGGGCGCGTTAAGAATTGAAATGTGCAAAGCAGCTTTTGAAAATCTTCATAATGTAGAAGTTTCAGATATTGAAACTGATAAAGACAAAATTTCATATACAATAAATACTTTAAAAAAAATCATAAAAATATATGGTAAAAAAAACGATTTTTATGAAATAATAGGAGAAGATTCTGCTTATCATTTTAAAGAATGGAAAAATTATGAAGAAATACTTCAATTAAGTAAAGTTGTTGTTCTTAGGAGAAAAGGATACATTGGAGAAATTCAGCATGAAAATATGATTTACCTTGAAAGTCCTTTTTTTAATGTTTCTTCTACTGAAATAAGAGAAAAAATTAAAAATAAAATAGATATTACTAATCTTGTTCCTAAAAAAGTTAAAAAAATCATAGAAAAAAATAATCTATACAAATAA
- a CDS encoding PTS sugar transporter subunit IIA has product MLEYFNNKLITTIEGKHSKEEILQILVELIRKNTDILDNETNFYDNILSREKIGSTGIGMGIALPHARCENIKKIVVAIGLLKESIDFHSLDGENVKLVVLVGAPKTSAKEYLTLVSDLVRAFRNPKTRTSIFEAVDKQELIGILAELKK; this is encoded by the coding sequence ATGTTAGAGTACTTCAACAATAAACTCATAACTACAATAGAAGGGAAACATTCAAAAGAAGAAATATTACAAATATTAGTAGAGCTCATTAGGAAAAATACTGATATTTTAGATAACGAAACTAATTTCTATGATAATATTTTATCTAGAGAAAAAATAGGAAGTACAGGAATAGGTATGGGAATAGCTTTACCCCATGCTAGATGTGAAAATATAAAAAAAATAGTAGTTGCAATAGGACTTTTAAAAGAAAGTATAGACTTCCATTCTCTTGATGGAGAAAATGTAAAACTTGTAGTTCTAGTTGGAGCACCAAAAACATCTGCAAAAGAGTATTTAACTCTTGTTTCTGATTTAGTCAGAGCTTTTAGAAATCCTAAAACTAGAACATCTATTTTTGAAGCTGTTGATAAGCAAGAGCTTATTGGTATATTAGCGGAGTTAAAAAAGTGA
- a CDS encoding DUF4401 domain-containing protein, which produces MLYKLKNSFLYFSILFIITGVSCFIAYNWNKIGNFTKMSIPMTLIILGIIGWFIFQNKKLYRELSLFSSSFFIGTLFAVFGQIYQTGADPYTLFRNWGIFILIFSFIEKFYPLWTLNITVFTISGMLYMRLYGNFTMICITGSIIILFFFLIYIAVIKKMLIEVKDWFFYILAFSSTALMTAGIFWKVLGMRYYRNFDLYGPFYLLIYVVFIGLLFLLGKKVIRKQGLNIISIVSMTFVISSYIIREISGVESGVIGIFLIICLIIGSIRIITKNYLSSNSVRVILNFFKVILVILTIAFFSLLMSFFSLGEEAILVAGALLLTASCFLPKILKFKEEKNEIITFVSGLTLILVYLQERMRLSTITIVGIGWLIYGGFYILRHSKILDFLIVPAVISGLIMIFPGTRGYSKTLILVIPLIFILVSCCNEKMKIAKTERIKRITRGAEIIAFIQAIVVRSTLFRYNYYDSYIVNGIILAIALGLLYKIFAGKNYFTFFIIAVLVGFLSFFCLGMYGVNLGIMLILLYMYRDEKYMIGAAVIFLGGEISFYYYSLHITLLEKSYLMIKSSVLLFLGFLILSKITYKAMEKGEEL; this is translated from the coding sequence ATGCTTTATAAGTTAAAAAATTCTTTTTTATATTTTTCTATATTATTTATTATTACAGGGGTATCATGTTTTATTGCATATAACTGGAATAAAATAGGAAATTTTACCAAAATGTCTATTCCAATGACCTTGATTATATTGGGAATAATTGGTTGGTTTATTTTTCAAAATAAAAAATTATATAGAGAGCTTTCACTTTTTTCATCATCATTTTTTATAGGGACATTATTTGCTGTATTTGGGCAGATATATCAAACAGGAGCTGATCCATATACACTGTTTAGAAATTGGGGGATATTTATACTAATTTTTTCTTTTATAGAAAAATTTTATCCTCTTTGGACTTTAAACATAACAGTTTTTACAATAAGTGGAATGCTTTATATGAGATTGTATGGAAATTTTACAATGATATGTATTACAGGATCCATAATTATTTTATTTTTCTTTCTTATTTATATTGCTGTGATAAAAAAAATGTTAATAGAGGTAAAAGATTGGTTTTTCTATATCCTCGCTTTTTCTTCAACAGCTCTAATGACAGCAGGAATATTCTGGAAGGTTTTAGGTATGAGATATTACAGAAATTTTGATTTATATGGACCATTTTATTTATTGATATATGTTGTATTTATAGGATTGCTTTTTCTGCTTGGGAAAAAAGTAATAAGGAAACAAGGATTAAATATTATAAGTATAGTTTCAATGACTTTTGTTATTTCTTCTTATATAATAAGAGAAATATCTGGAGTGGAATCAGGTGTTATTGGAATTTTTTTGATAATATGCCTTATTATAGGAAGTATTAGAATTATTACTAAAAATTATCTGTCTTCAAATTCAGTAAGAGTTATTTTAAATTTTTTCAAAGTAATTTTAGTAATATTGACAATAGCATTTTTCTCATTATTGATGTCTTTCTTTAGTCTTGGAGAAGAGGCAATTCTTGTAGCAGGAGCACTTCTTCTTACAGCATCTTGTTTTCTTCCAAAGATTTTAAAATTTAAAGAAGAAAAAAATGAAATAATAACATTCGTATCTGGGTTGACTTTAATTCTTGTGTATCTTCAAGAGAGAATGAGATTATCAACAATAACAATAGTTGGAATAGGCTGGTTAATATATGGAGGATTCTATATTTTAAGACATTCCAAAATCTTAGATTTCTTAATTGTTCCAGCAGTAATTTCTGGATTAATAATGATTTTTCCAGGGACAAGAGGATATTCAAAAACATTGATACTTGTAATACCACTCATTTTTATCTTAGTATCTTGCTGTAATGAAAAAATGAAAATAGCAAAAACAGAAAGAATAAAAAGAATAACCAGAGGAGCAGAGATTATTGCTTTTATTCAAGCAATAGTAGTTAGGAGTACACTTTTTAGATATAATTATTATGATTCATATATAGTTAATGGAATAATACTTGCAATAGCATTAGGACTGCTCTATAAAATATTTGCTGGAAAAAACTATTTTACATTTTTTATTATAGCTGTATTAGTAGGATTTTTAAGTTTCTTCTGTTTGGGCATGTATGGAGTAAACTTGGGAATAATGTTGATTCTTTTATATATGTACAGAGATGAAAAATATATGATAGGAGCAGCAGTAATATTTT
- the lpxK gene encoding tetraacyldisaccharide 4'-kinase, producing the protein MRILSFIYYLITSFRNFLYDKGILPAKKISGVEIICIGNITVGGTGKTPAVQYFTKKLQKMGRKVAVVSRGYRGKRKREPLLVSDGREIFATTRESGDEPFIHALNLKVPVIVSSNRYKGCLFAKKHFGIDTIVLDDGFQHRKLSRDRDIVLIDATNPFGWGELLPKGMLREDFKKAAKRASEFIITKSDLVSDREVERIKKYLRKKLEKEVSTAKHGVTSLCDLKGNPKPLFWIKGKRVLLFSGLANPLNFEKTVISLEPSYIERVDFMDHHNFKKRDIELIQKRADSMQASFIITTEKDLVKLPRDLNIENLFVLKIEFTVLEDNSLKDIGGKIDNE; encoded by the coding sequence ATGAGGATATTATCATTTATATATTATTTAATAACTTCTTTTAGAAACTTTCTCTATGATAAAGGAATACTTCCTGCTAAAAAAATATCTGGTGTTGAAATAATATGTATAGGAAATATAACAGTTGGCGGAACAGGAAAGACTCCTGCAGTTCAATATTTTACTAAAAAACTCCAAAAAATGGGAAGAAAAGTAGCAGTAGTTTCTAGAGGATATAGAGGAAAAAGAAAAAGGGAGCCTCTTCTAGTTAGTGATGGACGAGAAATATTTGCCACTACTAGAGAAAGTGGAGATGAACCATTCATCCATGCTCTCAATTTAAAAGTGCCTGTTATTGTGAGTTCTAATAGGTATAAAGGATGCTTATTTGCTAAAAAACATTTTGGAATTGATACAATAGTTCTTGATGATGGTTTTCAGCATAGAAAACTTTCAAGAGATAGGGATATAGTGCTTATAGATGCAACAAATCCTTTTGGATGGGGAGAGCTGCTTCCTAAAGGAATGTTGAGAGAAGATTTCAAAAAGGCTGCAAAAAGAGCTAGTGAATTTATAATAACAAAATCTGATCTTGTTAGTGATAGAGAAGTAGAGAGAATAAAAAAATACTTAAGAAAAAAATTAGAAAAAGAGGTTTCGACAGCTAAACATGGAGTAACCTCACTTTGTGATTTAAAAGGAAATCCTAAACCTCTTTTTTGGATAAAAGGAAAAAGAGTTCTTTTATTTTCAGGTTTAGCCAATCCGCTAAATTTTGAAAAAACAGTTATATCGTTAGAGCCATCTTATATAGAGAGGGTCGATTTTATGGACCATCATAATTTTAAAAAAAGAGATATCGAACTTATCCAAAAAAGAGCAGACAGTATGCAAGCATCTTTTATTATAACAACTGAAAAAGATCTTGTGAAACTTCCTAGAGATTTAAATATTGAAAATCTTTTTGTATTAAAAATAGAATTTACAGTTTTAGAGGATAACAGTCTCAAAGATATTGGAGGAAAAATAGATAATGAGTAA
- a CDS encoding CBS domain-containing protein, whose product MILTERQKEIIDIVKKYQPITGKEIGERLYLTRSALRTDFSILTRMKILESKPKIGYSYIEKKDSEKVKDIMGPSITVDTNLSVYETILNIFSKDVGTIFITEQDSLVGVVSRKDLLKIAIGRTDIEKIPINIIMTRMPNIIYAEENETILESVKKLIKHQIDSLPVVRIEEKGGKKIYHTVGRLTKTNITKLFMETLSKN is encoded by the coding sequence TTGATATTAACCGAAAGACAGAAAGAAATTATAGATATTGTAAAAAAATATCAACCTATTACAGGAAAAGAGATTGGAGAAAGATTATATCTTACAAGATCAGCTTTAAGAACTGATTTTTCCATACTTACAAGAATGAAAATATTAGAATCTAAACCTAAAATTGGATACAGCTACATTGAAAAAAAAGATTCTGAAAAAGTAAAGGATATCATGGGACCTTCTATTACTGTTGACACTAATCTTTCAGTTTATGAAACTATACTTAATATATTCTCTAAAGATGTAGGAACTATTTTTATAACTGAACAAGATTCATTAGTAGGAGTTGTTTCTAGAAAAGATCTTTTAAAAATAGCTATTGGAAGAACTGATATAGAAAAAATTCCAATAAATATCATAATGACCAGAATGCCTAACATAATTTATGCTGAAGAAAATGAAACAATTCTTGAAAGTGTAAAAAAACTCATTAAACACCAAATAGACTCACTTCCTGTAGTTAGAATCGAAGAAAAAGGTGGTAAAAAAATCTATCATACGGTGGGACGTTTGACTAAAACTAATATAACAAAATTATTCATGGAAACTTTA